ACCGCCGAGACCGCTGGTAACGAATAGTTTGCCGGCCAAATTGCCTCCCGTGGGGATATTCAATTTCTGACGACCGGCATTGAGCAGGGTATTGAACGTACCGTGTACGATACCTTGCGGCCCGATATACATCCAGCCACCGGCAGTCATCTGTCCATAATTGGCCACACCCATCTGGGCAGCGATCTCCCAATCCTTGATATTGTCATACAAGCCGACCATCATGGAGTTGGTGATGATCACGCGCGGAGCATCAGGCTTGGACTTGAAGAGTCCCAAAGGATGACCGCTTTCGATCACGAGTGTCTGCTCGTTGGTCATCTCTCGGAGGTACTTCATGATGAGACGGTACTGCATCCAGTTCTGGCATACCTGCCCGGTCTCTCCGTAAGTAACGAGTTCGTAGGGATAGAGGGCGATGTCGAAACAGAGATTATTGTCGATCATCACCTGAAAGGCCTTTCCTTCTATACATCGGCCTTCGTACTCGTCGATGCTTTTAGCTTTGAGATCCCCTTCGGGACGGAAGCGATAGCCATAGATCTTTCCACGGGTTCTCAGCTCCTCGAGGAATTCGGGAGCAAGCTCCTTATGCAACTCCACGGGGATATAACGCAATGCATTCTTCAAGGCCGTGCGTGTCTGTGAAGGGGTAAGACGGAAGCCGCGGTCAGGAGCGCGGCGAATACCTGCTACAAACTTGGGATAAGCAGGCAGCGTATTGTCCAGAGTGAACTTCATTATTTGATATTTTGTGATTTGTAGTCAGTATCATGCCTTAGAGAAAGTGTCCATCGCTAAGGCGGTGCCAAATTACCATTTTTCGAACACCGAGCCAAAAAAGTCTCTAATACGGTGCCAATCACAACTTTGCATACAGAAAAAAGACTCGGCAAATAGGCTATCGACTCATACGAAAAATATGCATAACAATCGCAAGCTCCGAAAGCCTTATGGCGAACCAACAAAAACGAAGACAGCCACCTCGTTTGCAAAGCGAACAAGGTGGCTGTCCTATATGTATGCAGGGCTATGGAAACCCCTTATCCTCAGAGAACGGGAATCGACGAAGTCGGCCGGGCTATAATCTGCGTCTTCGAGGTGTACTTCTCTGTGAACGTTTCAGCAAAAGAGGGAAGGCATTTTCTCTGTGTTCGATGCGTTTGCAGGAACCATCAGCACTCAAAACTACAGATATAACATCGAAGCGTACCGGCAGATCGATGGCGTACATACGCACATAGTGATGCGCAGATTCGGAAATCAGTCGCCGCTTGCGTGCGTCCACAGCCTCTTCGGGGGCCAGTAGAAAGCCTTCGGTACGGGTCTTGACTTCCACAACGACCAGTTCTCTGGACGTGGATGCCACGATATCCAGCTCGCGCCGCCCCGACTGCCAGTTCAGGGCTTCTATCTGATAGCCTTGCTGCCTGAGGTGTTTCAGCGCGATCTCTTCGCCTTGGCGTCCGCGGTCGTTATGATCGGCCA
This genomic stretch from Porphyromonas gingivalis ATCC 33277 harbors:
- a CDS encoding YraN family protein — encoded protein: MADHNDRGRQGEEIALKHLRQQGYQIEALNWQSGRRELDIVASTSRELVVVEVKTRTEGFLLAPEEAVDARKRRLISESAHHYVRMYAIDLPVRFDVISVVLSADGSCKRIEHRENAFPLLLKRSQRSTPRRRRL